In Halictus rubicundus isolate RS-2024b chromosome 5, iyHalRubi1_principal, whole genome shotgun sequence, one genomic interval encodes:
- the LOC143354520 gene encoding protein takeout, giving the protein MIGPMMLLLLLLAVSGSTSLSVDSNPEYVKQCSRSDPKLKSCLINALHHLRPYLSDGIPEIELPSVEPFRMDELTLSLTGGTNGYKVQLRELFVRGASNYTVEDIKLGSPFEAIVRMPALILDAHYSSSGVLIILPASGNGTFHARFDDVRALVKGTVSTKIRDQKTYLNVENLDVVLDVKNVHMRVRKIFNNNRILTEATNLFLRENGQEVLKAMEPQLKRKLSVLFAGIVNQLLRHVPVEVFLLP; this is encoded by the exons ATGATAGGACCGATGATGTTACTCCTCCTCTTGTTGGCCGTGAGCGGCTCGACTTCTCTCTCCGTCGACTCAAATC CCGAATACGTGAAACAATGTTCAAGGAGCGATCCGAAGCTGAAGTCGTGCCTGATCAACGCCCTCCATCACCTGAGACCGTACTTGAGCGACGGAATACCTGAAATTGAGCTGCCGTCCGTTGAACCCTTTCGC ATGGACGAGCTGACTCTGTCCCTGACAGGTGGTACAAACGGTTACAAGGTACAGCTACGCGAACTGTTCGTGAGGGGAGCGAGCAACTACACCGTTGAGGATATTAAACTCGGCTCACCCTTCGAGGCTATTGTGCGAATGCCAGCCCTTATCTTGGACGCGCATTATTCCAG TTCAGGGGTGCTGATCATTCTACCAGCCAGCGGCAACGGAACGTTCCACGCCCGATTCGACGACGTCAGGGCTCTGGTCAAGGGCACGGTGTCGACGAAAATCCGCGACCAGAAGACGTACCTAAACGTGGAGAACCTTGACGTCGTCCTGGATGTTAAGAACGTGCACATGAGGGTTCGCAAGATCTTTAATAATAATCGAATACTCA CGGAAGCAACAAATCTGTTCCTCAGAGAAAACGGACAGGAAGTGTTGAAAGCGATGGAGCCGCAGCTGAAGAGGAAACTGTCCGTGCTTTTCGCTGGCATCGTGAATCAATTGTTGCGTCACGTGCCGGTCGAAGTATTCCTTCTACCTTGA
- the LOC143354519 gene encoding circadian clock-controlled protein daywake, whose protein sequence is MSYRAVTAICVAFCCVALVAGGYQLPATIKTCKRDADDFASCLRLAIQESWPTFLEGIPELDMPVLDPYLIDNHVTTYDSGLLRGNLNASNVRTYGFKKSHFLSVKPELINDLFHLEVDMEVPKMLIEGEYEAEGSLGSFQIGGTGFFNFTVEDIQANWNITGHIVDDIWVVEHFILTPEVGYLKFWFSDLFHGNMEMNNAAIFFANEYWPTVYRGMLPYLKTSWDPILTELTNRFFSKIPFSTVFP, encoded by the exons ATGTCGTACCGAGCCGTCACTGCGATCTGTGTGGCGTTTTGCTGTGTTGCCCTCGTCGCCGGCGGTTACCAGCTTC CTGCGACCATAAAAACATGCAAGAGGGACGCGGACGACTTTGCGTCTTGCCTGAGACTCGCTATTCAGGAATCATGGCCCACATTCCTAGAAG GAATACCGGAGTTGGATATGCCAGTTTTGGACCCTTACTTGATCGATAATCATGTGACGACTTACGACAGCGGCCTGCTGCGCGGAAACTTGAACGCCTCCAATGTGAGAACTTATGGTTTCAAGAAATCGCATTTCCTCTCCGTGAAACCGGAGTTGATCAACGACCTGTTCCACTTGGAAGTAGACATGGAAGTGCCGAAGATGCTGATCGAGGGTGAATACGAGGCCGAGGGATCTCTGGGCAGTTTCCAAATTGGAGGAACTG GATTCTTCAACTTCACCGTGGAGGACATCCAGGCAAACTGGAATATCACCGGACACATCGTCGACGACATATGGGTCGTCGAACACTTCATCTTGACACCCGAAGTCGGATACCTGAAGTTCTGGTTCAGCGATCTCTTCCACGGAAACATGGAGATGA ACaacgcggccatcttcttcgcCAACGAGTACTGGCCCACGGTGTACCGCGGAATGTTGCCGTACCTGAAGACTTCGTGGGACCCGATCCTCACGGAGCTGACCAACCGCTTCTTCTCGAAGATACCGTTCTCGACGGTGTTCCCTTGA